A single window of Echinimonas agarilytica DNA harbors:
- the purU gene encoding formyltetrahydrofolate deformylase encodes MATQASEQVSAILLISCPDQKGLVHTVTQFIYTNGGNVIDIEQHVDRREGRFFMRVEWDLADFVIPRESLAGAFEKALATPLQMDWQLFYSDIKPRMAIFVSKHDHCLFDLLARYQSHEWDAEIPLVISNHPDLERSATNLGIKFVHIPVTKDNKAEAELQQRELLKQYNIDFIVLARYMQILSDDFIRSYPNQIINIHHSFLPAFPGARPYHSAYERGVKIIGATSHYVTAELDAGPIIEQDVEHVRHTDDVDDLVRKGRDVEKVVLSRAIWRHLNRQVLVYNNRTVVFGN; translated from the coding sequence ATGGCCACGCAAGCCTCCGAACAGGTATCAGCGATTTTGCTTATCTCGTGTCCCGACCAGAAAGGGTTGGTTCACACCGTCACCCAATTTATCTATACCAACGGCGGCAACGTGATTGATATAGAACAGCACGTGGATCGTCGAGAAGGTCGCTTTTTTATGCGTGTTGAATGGGATTTGGCAGATTTCGTGATTCCAAGAGAGTCGCTTGCAGGAGCGTTTGAAAAAGCGTTGGCCACGCCCCTACAAATGGATTGGCAATTATTCTATAGCGATATAAAGCCGCGCATGGCCATCTTTGTGTCTAAGCACGATCATTGCCTGTTCGATCTGTTAGCTCGTTATCAGTCCCACGAATGGGACGCTGAAATCCCTCTTGTGATTAGTAATCACCCTGACTTAGAACGTTCAGCCACCAATTTGGGCATCAAGTTTGTTCATATTCCAGTGACCAAAGACAATAAAGCGGAAGCTGAGTTGCAACAGCGCGAACTGCTCAAGCAGTACAATATCGATTTCATTGTGTTGGCTCGCTACATGCAAATACTGTCTGATGATTTCATTCGCTCATACCCGAATCAAATTATTAATATTCATCATAGTTTCTTGCCAGCTTTCCCTGGCGCTCGTCCTTATCATTCCGCCTATGAGCGGGGAGTGAAAATCATCGGCGCCACCAGCCACTATGTGACTGCAGAGCTTGATGCTGGTCCGATTATTGAGCAAGACGTAGAGCATGTTCGTCATACCGATGATGTGGATGACCTTGTACGCAAGGGGCGAGATGTAGAGAAGGTTGTGTTATCTCGCGCTATTTGGCGTCACCTAAACCGACAAGTACTGGTTTACAACAATCGCACAGTTGTTTTTGGTAATTAA
- the polA gene encoding DNA polymerase I — MPQIPEQPFVLVDGSSYLYRAYHSPPHLTNSKGEATGAVYGVVNMLRSLIRQYNPKLMAVVFDAKGPTFRDDMYQEYKAQRPPMPDDLRTQVEPLYEVIKAMGLPMIVTPGVEADDVIGTLAVHAKAQGLHTLISTGDKDLAQLVNPDVTLINTMTDTIMGPDEVIEKFGIGADLIIDYLALMGDKVDNIPGVPGVGQKTALAMLQGLGSIDDIYANLDKIAALGFRGSKTMAAKLADNKEMAKLSYELATIKLDVDVTPEQMPNVLEVREPDLSTLATLYGELEFRRWLSEVRDHQTAKDDGEQVAPESGIDTSNYQCITELSDWNAYLAKLQACDLFAIDTETTALDYMVAELVGISLAINPGEAVYVPLAHDYPGAPEQLSREQVLQDLQPLLLSESHTKVGQNLKYDMSVLARYDIEFAGPLCDTMLESYVFSSVGSRHDMDSLSLKYLGHKTISFEDVAGKGAKQLTFNQVALEQAAPYAAEDADVTLQLHHVLKEKLAKEPSLQGVYDNIEMPLVPILSAVERHGVLVDSFMLGQQSVELGARLETLEQEAYEQAGKQFNLGSPKQLQEILFDQMGLPIIKKTPKGAPSTAEDVLQELALDYPLPKLIIEHRGLSKLKSTYTDKLPNMINAQTGRIHTSYHQAVTATGRLSSSDPNLQNIPIRTEEGQRVRQAFVAQEGYALVAADYSQIELRIMAHLSGDKGLLDAFSNNLDVHKATAAEVFGVNLDQVSADQRRSAKAINFGLIYGMSAFGLSKQLGIGRNQAQQYMDTYFERYPGVLEYMERTREKAEENAYVETIFGRRLYLPDIRARNVARKKAAERAAINAPMQGTAADIIKLAMLNVANWLTEPENQDVFMVMQVHDELVLEVPLHKLDEVKSKVIDLMEKSAELDVPLVVEAGHGENWQQAH; from the coding sequence ATGCCTCAGATACCTGAACAGCCCTTTGTCTTGGTCGATGGTTCCTCCTATTTATACCGTGCATACCATTCTCCACCGCATTTAACGAACTCCAAAGGTGAAGCGACCGGTGCAGTGTATGGCGTTGTGAATATGCTCCGAAGCCTGATCAGGCAATACAACCCCAAATTAATGGCCGTGGTATTTGATGCAAAAGGGCCAACATTTCGGGATGACATGTATCAGGAATACAAGGCGCAGCGTCCGCCGATGCCCGACGATTTGAGAACTCAGGTTGAACCGCTTTACGAAGTGATTAAAGCCATGGGTTTACCAATGATTGTGACGCCCGGTGTTGAGGCGGATGACGTTATTGGCACCTTAGCTGTGCATGCCAAAGCACAAGGATTACATACTCTCATTAGCACTGGTGATAAGGATCTGGCGCAACTGGTCAACCCTGATGTCACTCTCATTAATACCATGACCGATACTATTATGGGTCCTGATGAAGTCATCGAAAAATTCGGTATTGGTGCAGATCTCATTATCGATTATCTAGCGCTCATGGGTGACAAGGTGGATAACATCCCTGGCGTCCCGGGGGTGGGTCAAAAAACTGCGCTGGCAATGCTTCAAGGGTTGGGCAGTATTGATGATATTTACGCGAACTTAGATAAAATCGCAGCACTGGGGTTCCGTGGTTCAAAAACTATGGCGGCCAAGTTGGCAGACAATAAAGAAATGGCCAAACTTTCCTATGAGCTTGCAACAATTAAGCTCGACGTGGATGTGACCCCCGAACAAATGCCTAACGTGCTTGAGGTTCGTGAGCCGGATCTCAGTACTTTAGCAACCTTGTACGGGGAGTTGGAATTTCGTCGTTGGTTGAGTGAAGTTCGTGATCATCAAACTGCTAAAGACGACGGCGAACAAGTGGCACCTGAATCGGGTATCGATACCTCAAACTATCAGTGTATTACCGAGCTTAGCGACTGGAATGCTTACCTAGCAAAGCTCCAAGCTTGCGACCTATTCGCGATTGATACCGAAACCACGGCGCTCGATTACATGGTGGCTGAGTTGGTCGGGATTTCGCTTGCAATAAATCCTGGCGAAGCCGTTTACGTGCCATTAGCGCATGATTACCCCGGCGCACCTGAACAACTGTCGCGCGAGCAAGTGTTACAAGACCTACAGCCATTACTCTTGAGTGAATCTCACACTAAAGTGGGTCAAAATCTCAAGTACGATATGAGTGTACTTGCGCGTTACGATATTGAATTTGCGGGACCGTTATGCGACACAATGCTCGAGAGCTATGTGTTTAGCTCTGTGGGTTCGCGCCATGATATGGACAGCCTTTCGCTGAAGTATCTTGGTCATAAAACTATTAGTTTTGAAGATGTTGCCGGTAAAGGCGCCAAACAGCTCACCTTCAATCAAGTTGCTTTAGAGCAAGCGGCTCCTTATGCTGCAGAAGATGCTGATGTAACACTGCAGCTGCATCATGTACTCAAAGAAAAATTGGCCAAAGAGCCTAGCTTACAAGGCGTGTATGACAACATTGAAATGCCGCTGGTTCCAATTTTGTCAGCTGTTGAGCGCCATGGCGTACTAGTGGATAGCTTTATGCTCGGACAACAAAGTGTAGAGCTTGGTGCGCGATTAGAAACGTTAGAGCAGGAAGCTTATGAGCAGGCCGGCAAGCAGTTTAATTTGGGATCACCGAAACAGCTGCAAGAAATCTTATTTGATCAAATGGGCCTTCCTATTATCAAAAAGACGCCCAAAGGAGCGCCTTCAACGGCAGAAGATGTATTGCAAGAACTCGCGCTGGACTACCCTTTGCCCAAACTTATTATTGAGCATCGTGGTTTGAGCAAGCTCAAAAGCACATACACTGACAAACTGCCCAACATGATCAATGCGCAAACTGGGCGTATTCACACTTCCTATCATCAGGCAGTGACGGCCACTGGTCGGTTGTCGTCTTCTGATCCTAACTTGCAAAATATACCTATCCGCACGGAAGAAGGTCAGCGTGTCCGCCAAGCGTTTGTTGCACAAGAAGGATACGCGTTGGTGGCGGCTGACTATTCTCAAATTGAACTTCGAATCATGGCTCATTTATCGGGAGATAAAGGTTTGCTCGATGCATTTTCAAATAATTTGGACGTGCACAAAGCAACCGCTGCTGAAGTCTTTGGCGTGAATTTAGATCAAGTGTCTGCGGATCAGCGTCGCAGTGCTAAAGCAATTAACTTTGGTTTAATTTATGGCATGTCAGCGTTCGGCTTATCGAAGCAGCTTGGCATTGGTCGAAATCAGGCACAGCAGTACATGGACACCTATTTTGAGCGTTATCCTGGGGTGCTGGAGTATATGGAACGTACGCGCGAAAAAGCGGAAGAAAATGCTTATGTAGAAACCATTTTTGGACGCCGTTTATATTTGCCGGATATTCGCGCTCGAAATGTAGCCCGTAAAAAAGCTGCTGAAAGAGCTGCAATTAACGCGCCCATGCAAGGCACTGCAGCGGATATCATTAAATTGGCAATGTTGAATGTTGCGAACTGGCTTACAGAGCCAGAAAATCAAGATGTATTTATGGTGATGCAGGTTCACGATGAATTAGTGTTGGAAGTACCATTGCACAAATTAGATGAAGTTAAATCAAAAGTTATTGATTTAATGGAAAAATCTGCAGAGCTGGATGTGCCTCTTGTGGTTGAAGCAGGGCACGGAGAAAATTGGCAGCAAGCGCATTAA
- the yihA gene encoding ribosome biogenesis GTP-binding protein YihA/YsxC, whose translation MSDQKLLFQNAYFTTSAPDIRHMPEDEGIEIAFAGRSNAGKSSALNALTRQKRLAKTSSTPGRTQLINVFNVTDDVRLIDLPGYGYAKVPIAVRNKWQKALGEYLQARACLKGLVVLMDIRHPLKDLDQQMLGWAAESGLQILVALTKADKLSQSERSKTLRKVREACLYFGENVEVIAFSSTRGFGLPEMESVITRWCTEPNPIDSEELDSDTSDEQA comes from the coding sequence GTGTCGGATCAGAAACTATTGTTCCAGAACGCCTACTTTACTACCAGCGCTCCTGATATACGACACATGCCCGAAGATGAGGGCATCGAGATTGCCTTTGCAGGTCGTTCAAACGCTGGCAAATCGAGCGCATTAAATGCGCTCACGCGCCAAAAGCGCCTGGCGAAAACAAGTTCAACGCCCGGTCGCACACAATTAATTAACGTTTTTAACGTGACAGACGACGTGCGCCTGATCGATTTACCCGGCTATGGTTACGCTAAAGTGCCTATTGCTGTGAGAAATAAATGGCAAAAAGCACTGGGGGAATATCTCCAAGCCCGCGCATGTTTGAAAGGTCTTGTGGTCTTGATGGATATCCGTCATCCGCTCAAAGATCTAGACCAACAAATGTTAGGTTGGGCTGCTGAGTCAGGGCTACAAATATTGGTGGCGCTCACCAAAGCTGACAAACTATCTCAGTCGGAACGTTCTAAAACATTGCGAAAAGTAAGAGAGGCATGTTTGTACTTTGGCGAAAACGTTGAAGTGATCGCTTTCTCATCCACACGTGGGTTTGGACTACCGGAGATGGAATCTGTCATCACTCGCTGGTGCACTGAACCTAATCCAATCGATTCCGAAGAACTCGACTCCGACACATCCGACGAACAAGCCTAA
- a CDS encoding c-type cytochrome: MNRIILACIMGLLASTSASALEPAEVEQAAMGCAACHGQNGQAIMDAYPNLAGQHSKYIAKQLREFKSAIMGGEGRANAVMGGMAMPLTEEMMDALAEHYSNMPAQAGSTPESVIEVAQPLYLGGDIERKIAACVACHGPRGNGTELSGFPKISGQNAEYIKLQLTAFRSGERANDLNGMMRDVAQKLTDDEIDALSKYLGGLH; encoded by the coding sequence ATGAACAGAATCATCTTAGCTTGCATTATGGGGTTGCTGGCCTCTACTTCGGCAAGCGCACTCGAACCTGCGGAAGTTGAACAAGCAGCGATGGGCTGTGCGGCATGTCATGGCCAGAACGGTCAAGCAATCATGGACGCATACCCTAATCTTGCGGGACAACATAGCAAATACATCGCTAAGCAATTACGCGAGTTCAAATCAGCCATTATGGGCGGAGAAGGTCGTGCTAATGCCGTAATGGGCGGAATGGCGATGCCTCTTACCGAAGAAATGATGGATGCTTTGGCAGAACATTACTCAAACATGCCTGCGCAAGCTGGCAGCACTCCTGAGTCGGTTATTGAAGTAGCCCAACCGTTGTATTTAGGGGGGGATATTGAGCGTAAAATTGCAGCATGTGTAGCATGTCATGGCCCTCGTGGTAATGGTACTGAGTTGTCAGGCTTCCCTAAAATCTCAGGTCAAAATGCTGAGTACATTAAGCTTCAGCTGACCGCTTTTCGCTCTGGCGAGCGTGCGAACGACTTGAACGGAATGATGCGCGATGTGGCGCAGAAACTTACAGATGATGAAATTGATGCGCTTTCGAAATATCTTGGCGGCTTACATTAA
- a CDS encoding DsbA family protein → MMKLMRFRNILAAYINNHSRKGGLWSPFLILLMLVIQPAVAVDAFQVGQDYRVTSQPLSEAVLKSPVKVRQWFWYGCASCASFDEQYSQLKAPDVDWQRIPAQLRLNWYFHAKAFYVTSKLEGAEALDDALFDMLASEPGAISDQKSLIQWLVAQGIDAEAAEREVTSPIVNQQLNADERLQESIELRGVPTLVIDDYYIVDASMVRSLEQYMAVTEFLLVRARQARAEHGFEFIEDEAVELTVMTE, encoded by the coding sequence ATGATGAAATTGATGCGCTTTCGAAATATCTTGGCGGCTTACATTAATAATCACTCCAGAAAAGGCGGCCTTTGGTCGCCTTTTTTAATCCTGCTGATGTTGGTAATACAGCCAGCTGTTGCTGTGGATGCCTTTCAGGTTGGACAAGACTACCGAGTGACTTCCCAGCCGCTGTCTGAGGCTGTGCTTAAATCTCCGGTGAAGGTTCGTCAATGGTTTTGGTACGGATGTGCCAGTTGTGCGAGTTTTGATGAGCAATACAGCCAGTTAAAAGCACCCGATGTGGATTGGCAACGGATACCCGCGCAATTAAGGCTCAATTGGTACTTTCATGCGAAGGCGTTTTATGTGACGTCGAAGCTTGAGGGCGCAGAGGCATTAGATGACGCACTGTTTGATATGTTGGCGTCGGAACCGGGGGCTATTTCCGATCAAAAAAGCTTAATTCAATGGCTTGTTGCTCAGGGCATTGATGCTGAAGCTGCCGAGCGTGAGGTGACCTCTCCCATTGTCAATCAGCAACTCAATGCTGATGAACGGCTACAAGAGTCTATTGAATTGCGAGGCGTCCCAACGCTGGTCATTGATGACTATTACATTGTGGATGCAAGCATGGTGAGGTCTTTAGAACAATACATGGCGGTGACCGAGTTCTTGCTTGTGCGAGCTCGCCAAGCTCGTGCTGAACACGGTTTTGAGTTTATCGAAGATGAAGCGGTAGAACTCACAGTGATGACAGAATAA
- a CDS encoding class I SAM-dependent methyltransferase, whose protein sequence is MSNSNLVCPLCQCSTPRHYHTDERRQFWQCETCSLVFVEPSQRPLPEQEKALYDCHQNDVFDIRYRQFLSRLATPLLARVKPNSSGLDFGCGPGPALAAILTERGHHISVYDPFFAPCTIVLQDHYDFITCTEAIEHFHQPEKEWNTWMTLLKPQGYLGLMTGLVQSPSQFARWHYKLDPTHVSFFSRETFEFLAHRDGLTLEFFGSDAILLQRK, encoded by the coding sequence ATGAGCAACAGCAACCTTGTGTGCCCTTTATGTCAATGCTCGACGCCGAGGCATTACCACACTGATGAACGACGTCAGTTTTGGCAATGTGAAACGTGCTCTTTGGTGTTTGTTGAACCTTCGCAAAGGCCTTTGCCTGAACAAGAAAAAGCACTCTATGATTGCCATCAAAACGATGTATTTGACATACGTTATCGACAATTTTTGAGTCGATTGGCAACACCTTTGTTAGCTCGGGTGAAACCGAATAGTAGTGGTCTAGATTTTGGGTGTGGTCCGGGGCCAGCCTTAGCCGCAATTTTGACTGAACGTGGGCATCATATTTCAGTGTATGACCCTTTTTTTGCGCCCTGCACCATTGTGCTTCAAGATCACTACGACTTTATTACCTGTACCGAGGCTATTGAACATTTTCATCAGCCCGAAAAAGAATGGAATACTTGGATGACCCTGTTAAAACCCCAAGGCTATTTGGGGTTAATGACAGGGCTTGTGCAAAGCCCCTCTCAATTTGCGCGGTGGCACTACAAGCTAGATCCAACACATGTCAGCTTCTTTAGCCGAGAGACCTTTGAGTTTCTTGCGCATCGAGATGGGCTGACTTTAGAATTTTTTGGCAGTGATGCCATTTTATTGCAGCGCAAATGA
- a CDS encoding GTPase-activating protein, with product MTRMKKTRSGGPLAPTKIARDAKPQGKQSKKPGKGKAAGNRQGGTTSGNGAGANAGQKGDKRLGSKKPISLTPAVSATPKAAKPNKPVVVWPPQTDAAKKAAMEALENDKVFMAQLETLENGGVLDASELAEFEQKLSRYDWLIEALGLVEDEGDDWDDLTQQGKSLKDDWS from the coding sequence ATGACACGTATGAAAAAAACTCGCTCGGGCGGCCCTCTTGCTCCCACAAAAATAGCGCGTGATGCGAAGCCACAAGGCAAGCAAAGTAAAAAGCCTGGAAAAGGCAAAGCAGCGGGTAATCGCCAAGGTGGAACAACGTCAGGGAACGGCGCTGGGGCGAATGCAGGTCAGAAAGGAGATAAGCGCTTAGGCAGCAAGAAACCCATCTCATTGACTCCGGCTGTATCGGCAACGCCTAAGGCGGCAAAACCGAATAAGCCTGTGGTGGTGTGGCCGCCTCAAACCGATGCAGCAAAAAAAGCGGCAATGGAAGCGCTTGAGAATGACAAAGTGTTTATGGCACAGCTGGAAACCTTGGAAAATGGTGGCGTGTTAGATGCATCTGAGCTTGCAGAGTTTGAACAAAAACTCAGCCGTTATGACTGGCTGATTGAAGCGTTAGGCTTGGTTGAAGATGAAGGCGATGATTGGGATGATCTAACGCAACAAGGTAAGTCGTTAAAGGATGACTGGTCTTAA
- a CDS encoding DUF2489 domain-containing protein, whose translation MIWFAVAAAVLIVLGLAVYAGKLLFMLKHQTQQQAQKKIAAREKLVARNERLLSSIDTIVRATQQGQCELSEAAIRLCVLMDHLAFETHEEKPNAAELFPSIHGLYDAIRHHPTHDARKQYSKKEIFKLDMERTKFEAEFEKAITEELPTILAWQPALVR comes from the coding sequence ATGATTTGGTTTGCTGTCGCAGCGGCTGTTTTAATTGTACTTGGGCTTGCTGTTTACGCGGGAAAGTTGTTGTTTATGCTCAAGCATCAAACTCAACAGCAAGCACAAAAAAAAATAGCTGCACGTGAAAAGTTAGTGGCGCGCAACGAACGCTTGTTAAGCAGTATCGATACCATCGTTCGAGCCACTCAGCAGGGTCAATGTGAATTGTCAGAGGCTGCCATTCGTTTGTGTGTGTTGATGGATCATCTCGCGTTTGAAACTCATGAAGAGAAGCCCAATGCGGCGGAGTTATTTCCGTCCATTCATGGTTTGTACGATGCTATTAGGCATCACCCCACGCACGATGCGCGTAAACAGTATTCCAAGAAAGAGATTTTTAAGCTCGATATGGAGCGCACAAAATTTGAAGCTGAATTTGAAAAGGCGATCACCGAAGAGCTACCTACCATTCTTGCGTGGCAACCTGCATTAGTTCGCTGA
- the hemN gene encoding oxygen-independent coproporphyrinogen III oxidase, with translation MIAQQLRAELLHKYNSSGPRYTSYPTALSFHSEVTRAQVIDAWHHSDKPELSLYVHLPFCHTLCYYCGCNKVVTRHPEKIDAYLDVLLQEIELLPAEFSDKPVTQIHWGGGTPSYLSAPQCARLMAALRSRFNVSDDAQISIEVDPREVTLTYVDALAELGFNRMSIGVQDFSEPVQIAVNRVQSEALVSQIMIAARAAGFRSINLDLIYGLPHQTVKSFSHTLDQVIALKPDRLSIFNYAHLPTRFAAQRKIKTEDLPSADEKLQLLQLAIDKLTDAGLDFIGMDHFAKPDDELSKAQREGKLHRNFQGYTTHQNCDLLGLGVSSISQIGNCFAQNLRDLKPYYQAVKETGSGHEKGYILSQDDAIRQRVISDLICNMTLNKRTIEYVFDIEFDRYFANALSQLEPMVGDQLVALFDDEIRVLPAGKLLIRNICMCFDAYLQKAPSNRFSKVI, from the coding sequence ATGATTGCGCAACAGCTTCGTGCAGAACTTCTGCATAAATACAATTCGAGTGGCCCACGTTATACCTCGTATCCGACGGCGCTATCGTTTCATTCGGAGGTGACGCGTGCCCAAGTGATCGATGCTTGGCATCACAGCGACAAACCAGAATTATCTTTGTATGTGCATTTACCGTTTTGCCATACGCTCTGTTACTACTGTGGTTGCAATAAGGTCGTGACTCGTCACCCTGAAAAAATAGATGCGTACTTGGACGTGCTATTGCAAGAAATTGAATTGCTTCCAGCCGAGTTTTCAGACAAACCTGTCACTCAAATACATTGGGGTGGGGGTACGCCAAGCTATTTGTCCGCACCGCAATGCGCACGCTTGATGGCTGCTCTTCGCTCCAGATTTAATGTGTCTGATGACGCTCAAATAAGCATTGAAGTTGATCCGAGAGAAGTGACACTTACCTATGTTGATGCGCTGGCTGAATTGGGCTTTAACCGCATGAGTATTGGAGTTCAGGACTTTTCAGAACCGGTACAAATTGCGGTGAACCGCGTGCAATCTGAAGCACTAGTCTCGCAAATTATGATAGCGGCTCGGGCGGCGGGTTTTCGCTCGATCAACCTCGACTTAATTTACGGTTTACCTCATCAAACCGTGAAAAGCTTTTCGCACACGCTTGATCAAGTGATTGCACTCAAGCCAGACCGTTTGTCTATTTTCAATTATGCTCATTTACCGACGCGCTTTGCCGCGCAACGTAAAATAAAAACGGAAGACTTACCCAGTGCTGATGAGAAATTGCAATTGTTGCAATTGGCCATCGATAAACTCACCGACGCAGGTCTTGATTTTATTGGTATGGACCATTTTGCAAAACCTGACGATGAGCTATCTAAGGCCCAGCGTGAAGGGAAATTGCATCGCAACTTTCAGGGCTATACTACGCATCAAAATTGCGATTTACTGGGCTTGGGTGTGTCTTCGATTAGTCAGATCGGTAACTGTTTTGCTCAGAATCTTCGCGACTTAAAGCCCTACTATCAGGCAGTTAAAGAAACAGGTAGTGGCCATGAAAAAGGCTACATACTGAGCCAAGACGACGCCATTCGGCAGAGAGTGATTTCCGATTTGATTTGCAATATGACGTTGAACAAACGCACCATTGAATATGTATTTGATATTGAGTTTGATCGCTATTTTGCCAATGCGCTGAGTCAACTTGAACCTATGGTGGGTGATCAGCTTGTGGCCTTATTTGATGATGAAATTAGAGTCCTCCCTGCTGGTAAATTATTGATTCGTAATATTTGCATGTGCTTCGACGCTTATCTTCAGAAAGCCCCGTCAAATCGCTTCTCTAAAGTGATTTGA
- a CDS encoding permease: MYLTLSILALLLGPLLYRLFERNTRLMGGLDAFIFVTIGGLVVFHMLPEILDNGGWLSLIFLAVGMSVPTMLEHLFRKIARQAHAGAMLFAAIGLGIHGMTDGAALAEAGSHGGHYLFALGVILHRLPVGLTIWWLLRPHFGVFIASLVLAAIAVSTVVGHTLAENWLSLLSGAPVAWFDALVVGTILHVVFHRPYHEDHAHEHNAEPHSHSHEDSHGEHAHQHQGSEQDWLQGIGSLIGVVVLLSIMMPYWLGVMEHGHHSAEMVAHQDTSVLVLERLLELSLVASPWLLLAYCVAAVIHYVVPRPFAGLSGGNTMGQALRGVVIGLPLPICVPNASKLYRMLVSEGAGRTYAIAFLMASPLLGIDAVLLTWGLLGGEWALWRIAVTLIFALSMALLVGHWLKNQEPEADEAAAPHVGSSVKRRLQQAIRHGYAHLIDHTAPWIVAGLVVASLIPVIDGFHLMPLLLGVVVLACICLPFHLCATGMTPVLAVLLINGLPPALALILLLIGPAINISLIKLIAQLHGVKTAYLMTILMLLLAFLFAFFMPVWPSVALELPHFQDASWVQYASLALLILLYSGSILRRGARAFVAELLPTGWPSHRH; this comes from the coding sequence ATGTATCTAACGCTCTCAATATTAGCCTTACTTTTAGGGCCTCTTCTCTATCGCCTATTTGAGCGTAATACTCGCTTAATGGGTGGCTTAGATGCATTTATTTTTGTCACCATTGGCGGCTTGGTCGTGTTTCATATGCTGCCCGAAATTCTTGATAATGGCGGCTGGCTATCGCTGATCTTTCTCGCTGTTGGCATGTCAGTCCCGACAATGCTGGAACACCTATTCCGAAAAATAGCCCGTCAAGCGCATGCCGGCGCAATGTTATTTGCTGCTATTGGCTTAGGTATTCACGGCATGACTGATGGTGCCGCTTTAGCTGAGGCAGGCAGTCATGGCGGGCATTACTTATTCGCTCTAGGTGTCATTTTGCATCGTTTGCCAGTGGGCTTAACTATTTGGTGGCTGCTTCGACCTCACTTCGGTGTCTTTATCGCATCGCTTGTATTGGCCGCAATTGCGGTGAGTACGGTGGTGGGCCATACCTTGGCCGAGAACTGGTTGTCGTTACTGAGTGGCGCGCCCGTGGCATGGTTTGATGCTTTGGTGGTTGGCACAATATTGCACGTCGTATTCCATCGTCCTTACCATGAAGATCATGCGCACGAGCACAATGCGGAACCACACTCACACAGCCATGAGGACTCTCATGGTGAGCATGCACATCAACATCAGGGCAGCGAGCAAGACTGGTTACAGGGCATAGGCTCTTTAATCGGTGTGGTGGTATTACTTTCGATTATGATGCCTTATTGGCTCGGAGTGATGGAGCATGGTCACCACAGCGCAGAGATGGTGGCGCACCAGGATACCAGTGTGCTGGTGTTGGAACGATTATTAGAGTTGAGTTTAGTGGCTTCGCCCTGGTTGCTATTGGCCTATTGTGTGGCAGCAGTGATTCACTATGTGGTGCCTCGGCCGTTTGCAGGGCTATCGGGCGGAAACACTATGGGACAAGCGTTACGCGGTGTAGTGATTGGACTCCCTTTGCCCATTTGTGTGCCCAATGCCAGCAAGCTGTATCGTATGTTAGTCAGCGAAGGCGCGGGCCGAACTTATGCCATCGCATTTTTGATGGCATCACCTCTACTTGGAATTGACGCTGTACTTCTCACATGGGGCTTGCTGGGTGGCGAGTGGGCTTTATGGCGAATCGCGGTGACTCTCATTTTTGCTTTGTCGATGGCTTTATTAGTTGGGCACTGGTTGAAGAATCAGGAACCTGAAGCAGATGAAGCCGCTGCACCTCACGTGGGGAGCTCTGTAAAACGTCGCTTACAGCAAGCTATTCGGCATGGTTACGCTCACTTAATTGACCATACTGCGCCTTGGATTGTGGCAGGCCTCGTGGTGGCATCATTAATCCCGGTGATTGATGGCTTTCACTTAATGCCGTTACTTTTAGGGGTGGTGGTGCTGGCGTGTATCTGTCTGCCCTTCCACCTTTGTGCCACTGGCATGACGCCAGTGCTCGCGGTATTACTGATTAATGGCTTACCGCCCGCTTTAGCGTTGATTTTGCTGTTAATTGGCCCGGCGATTAACATTTCTCTGATAAAACTCATTGCGCAACTGCATGGAGTGAAAACAGCTTACTTGATGACAATATTAATGTTGTTGCTTGCATTCTTGTTTGCTTTTTTCATGCCGGTTTGGCCGTCTGTGGCACTTGAATTACCTCACTTTCAAGATGCCTCATGGGTGCAATATGCCTCTCTCGCACTGCTGATTTTGCTTTATTCGGGGTCAATTCTAAGGCGCGGAGCACGTGCTTTTGTCGCCGAGTTATTACCAACAGGCTGGCCATCACATCGTCATTAA